The Sphingobium sp. BYY-5 genome contains a region encoding:
- a CDS encoding integrase arm-type DNA-binding domain-containing protein produces the protein MLTDLQCRKAKAGEKDYKLSDAHGLYLFVTRTGFRSWRWKYRFAGKEKRLVLGSYPDMNLSAAREARENGARLLRSGIDPALQAKQLAAIRLEEAEATFEAVARDWHGQQLGGWVPRHAADVIKSLEQDVFPKIGALPIKGITSPMVLEVIRAIEDRPSIETARRVRQRISAVYAYAIASGLADADPAAPIRAALKPLIKGRQPALATLEEARALLRQVEAAPAHPMTKLASRMLALTALRQGVLRTTMWSELEGLDPDEPVWRIPATRMKLKLDRKIDPRFDFMLPLSRQATEVLDAARAFAPHSRLVFPSQRHAHKPISENAVGYLYNRLVSHGRHVPHGWRSTFSTIMNERAQAQGLAGDRAIIDLMLAHIPEGVEASYNRAAYMPRRREIVQEWADLLMKDMPPAMALLEGPRR, from the coding sequence ATGCTGACCGACCTGCAATGCCGCAAGGCCAAAGCAGGGGAGAAGGACTACAAGCTCTCCGATGCTCACGGTCTCTACCTGTTCGTTACCAGGACCGGCTTTCGTTCCTGGCGCTGGAAGTACCGCTTTGCCGGCAAGGAAAAGCGGCTGGTGCTGGGCAGCTATCCCGACATGAACCTGAGCGCCGCCCGCGAAGCGCGGGAGAATGGCGCGCGCCTACTCAGGAGCGGGATCGATCCTGCCCTGCAGGCCAAGCAGCTGGCTGCGATACGGCTGGAGGAAGCGGAAGCGACCTTCGAGGCGGTTGCCCGCGATTGGCACGGTCAGCAGTTGGGCGGCTGGGTGCCTCGCCATGCGGCCGATGTGATCAAAAGCCTGGAGCAGGATGTGTTCCCGAAGATCGGCGCCCTGCCGATCAAGGGCATTACCTCGCCCATGGTGCTGGAGGTGATTCGGGCAATCGAGGACCGGCCTTCCATCGAAACGGCAAGAAGGGTGCGGCAGAGGATCTCGGCCGTTTATGCCTATGCCATTGCATCCGGCCTTGCCGATGCCGATCCGGCAGCCCCGATCAGGGCTGCGCTGAAGCCGCTGATCAAGGGACGGCAGCCCGCACTCGCCACGCTGGAGGAAGCCCGCGCGCTGCTGCGGCAGGTGGAGGCCGCACCCGCCCATCCCATGACCAAGCTCGCGTCCCGCATGCTGGCGCTCACTGCTTTGCGACAGGGCGTCCTGCGAACGACAATGTGGTCGGAGCTGGAAGGGCTGGACCCGGACGAACCGGTCTGGCGGATTCCTGCCACGCGGATGAAGCTGAAGCTCGACCGCAAGATCGACCCACGTTTCGATTTCATGCTGCCGCTCTCCCGTCAGGCCACGGAGGTGCTGGACGCTGCGCGGGCCTTTGCACCCCACAGCCGCCTTGTCTTTCCCAGCCAGCGCCATGCACACAAGCCGATCAGCGAAAATGCGGTCGGCTATCTCTACAATCGACTGGTATCCCATGGGCGTCATGTGCCGCATGGCTGGCGCTCGACCTTCTCCACCATCATGAACGAACGGGCACAGGCGCAGGGGCTGGCAGGGGACCGGGCGATCATCGACCTGATGCTGGCGCACATTCCCGAGGGTGTGGAAGCGAGCTACAACCGGGCTGCCTATATGCCGCGACGGCGCGAGATCGTGCAGGAGTGGGCGGACCTGTTGATGAAGGATATGCCGCCGGCCATGGCGCTGCTGGAAGGTCCACGCCGCTAA
- a CDS encoding replication protein A, which produces MSARSLFEIATGIEHKARRTFQPVRRNSYHAGAREGRFWRPVNPKDKWAHIRAAEAYDRQRKQAGKRNGPLGHIALELLRELYRIVDYKTGRLEPSIDYLMRQLRRSRAAIVQAMARLREHGFLEWIRRTEPTGNEGFGPQVRQITNAYRFCLPAAARRIVDRIVGKGPVPADDLHRRETAAREMEAMLASLPADRRMHAMIDDETLAATLGRIGLLLESNASSPSSQNPGMDI; this is translated from the coding sequence ATGAGCGCGCGCTCCCTTTTCGAGATCGCCACGGGTATCGAGCACAAGGCGCGGCGGACCTTTCAGCCCGTTCGCCGCAACAGCTATCATGCCGGGGCGCGCGAGGGCCGCTTCTGGCGGCCGGTGAACCCAAAGGACAAATGGGCACATATCCGGGCGGCCGAGGCCTATGATCGCCAGCGCAAACAGGCAGGCAAGCGCAATGGGCCACTTGGTCATATCGCGCTGGAACTGCTGCGCGAGCTTTACCGCATCGTCGACTACAAGACCGGCAGGCTCGAGCCCTCGATCGATTATCTGATGCGGCAGCTGCGCCGATCCCGGGCCGCGATCGTCCAGGCCATGGCCCGATTGAGGGAGCATGGCTTCCTGGAATGGATCCGCAGGACCGAGCCGACCGGCAATGAGGGCTTTGGACCACAGGTGCGCCAGATCACCAATGCCTATCGCTTCTGCCTCCCGGCAGCGGCGCGGCGGATCGTGGACCGGATTGTCGGCAAGGGGCCTGTCCCGGCGGATGATCTCCATCGCCGCGAGACCGCGGCGCGGGAAATGGAGGCCATGCTGGCATCGCTGCCGGCCGACCGGCGTATGCACGCGATGATCGACGACGAGACGCTTGCCGCAACCCTTGGCCGCATCGGGCTTTTGCTGGAAAGTAACGCGAGTTCACCGAGCAGCCAGAATCCTGGCATGGATATATAG
- a CDS encoding winged helix-turn-helix domain-containing protein, with product MIQTINGQFRIGEWQVDPARNLLQRGREEARIDPRTMRLLLCLAERPGEIVSIDQLLDTVWADVTVAPDSVYQAVTQLRRQFGDDPKAPTYIATAPRQGYRLLAAVDRPHASIRSDRRRARVAFAAVAFLVLAGLSTAFLWRAYRSPAPDPLAHASARPTASIAVLPFLDLTDAMDHEQFVDGMTEELVDLLSRQPGLQVAPPRSTFSFKGTRATPVAVARALDVGYVLDGSVRRSGTEVHVTARLVQADNGFIIWSQSYDRSAGDFLGVQRDIASAVERRLAAESRADNKR from the coding sequence ATGATTCAGACCATCAATGGACAATTTCGTATCGGCGAATGGCAGGTGGATCCTGCCAGGAACCTGCTCCAGCGCGGGCGGGAGGAGGCACGGATCGATCCCCGGACGATGCGGCTCCTGCTTTGCCTGGCCGAACGGCCGGGGGAGATTGTGAGTATTGACCAGCTTCTGGATACCGTCTGGGCGGATGTCACGGTGGCGCCGGATTCAGTCTATCAAGCCGTTACGCAACTCCGCCGCCAGTTCGGCGACGACCCTAAGGCGCCAACCTACATCGCCACTGCCCCGCGCCAGGGCTATCGACTTCTTGCGGCGGTGGACCGTCCGCACGCCTCGATCCGGTCCGATCGCAGGCGTGCTCGGGTCGCCTTTGCCGCCGTTGCATTCCTCGTCCTTGCTGGCTTGTCCACAGCGTTCTTGTGGCGGGCTTACAGGTCGCCCGCTCCCGACCCGTTGGCACATGCCTCGGCCCGTCCGACGGCATCCATTGCCGTCCTGCCTTTTCTCGATCTCACCGATGCGATGGACCATGAGCAGTTTGTCGATGGCATGACCGAGGAACTCGTCGATCTGCTCAGTCGACAGCCTGGCCTTCAGGTGGCGCCGCCGCGGTCGACGTTCTCGTTCAAGGGCACGCGCGCAACGCCGGTAGCCGTCGCCCGGGCTCTTGATGTCGGATATGTGCTGGATGGAAGTGTACGCAGATCAGGGACCGAGGTGCATGTCACCGCACGTTTGGTGCAGGCCGACAACGGTTTCATCATCTGGTCGCAAAGCTATGATCGATCAGCCGGCGACTTCCTGGGGGTCCAACGAGACATTGCTTCTGCGGTGGAGCGCAGGCTTGCCGCCGAATCCCGCGCCGACAATAAGCGGTAA